The genome window GGCCGGATTGGCGGCCACCACTCGACCGGAGGCGGTGCAGACCACGACGGCGTGCGGAAGAACCCTGGACATGGCCTGGAACATCGCCAGGTTCATCTCAGCCACGCGTTCCGGTCCCTGCGTCGACCGCCTCCTCTTCGACGGACGCAGCGTCGCCGAAGTACTCGCGGCCCGGTTCCACGCCCAGGTCGAGTTCGGGTTCGAGGTGCACCACGACGCGGCAGCCGGTGGCGCCGCGGGCGATGGTCTCCTCCAGTTCGACGCGTGCGTATCCGAGGTTCTGCGCGGCGATGGTGCCGAAGACGTTGGACGTCATCATGCACATCGACTCCCGCCCGAGCACCTTCTCCGCGAACGGGCAGCTGCGGCTGCCCAGGACGATCCGGTGCTCGTCCTGGGAGATGAGATAGAAGTCGCCCTCGATGCGCTGTTTGAGGTCGACCAGCACGTCGGCGACCTGTTCGCGGGTCAGCTGCGGCAGGCCGATGGCCTCGGTGTAGGCCTCGTTGATCTGCAGTCCCACCGACTGGCCGACCAGGCTGATGTAGCCGGAGGCCTCCTCCAGTCCGACCACGGACTCCAGAGACGTCGCCAGCTCGCGGACCAGTCCCCGCATGAACACGTCCCGGTCCAGATCCACACGGGCATCCTTGGCCAGGTTCACGACGGCCCCTCCTTATCGCGGAGTACCGTGCGCACGGCCGGCGCGGATGTCGACTGACAGGCCCATCTGTCATCACACGGTCTGTTCGTGAGCATAGCGCCCCGATCACCGACGCACGATCCCCCGATTCCGGGCCCCGCCGTGTACCGGCGTTGACACCGGTACGGCGCGGCAGCCTGCGCCCGGACCGGTCGCAGAAGCCGCCGGATGTCGCCGCGGACCTGCTAGAAGCCGCCGGCCGCCGCGTGCGGGGCGTCCACGACGTGGCGGGCCCCGGGCTCCCGCCATCGCGCGCGGTGGGGTGGGCAGGGGCCGGGGAGTTGCCGGGATCGCGGCAGCCGTGCGGGCCGGCGTTCCCCTATGCCGCCGGCACGCACGGACTCTGGTGGGCCACTCGCGATCGACCCCATGAGGCGGATCAGGCACCCCCCGGT of Streptomyces cynarae contains these proteins:
- a CDS encoding methanogen output domain 1-containing protein — its product is MNLAKDARVDLDRDVFMRGLVRELATSLESVVGLEEASGYISLVGQSVGLQINEAYTEAIGLPQLTREQVADVLVDLKQRIEGDFYLISQDEHRIVLGSRSCPFAEKVLGRESMCMMTSNVFGTIAAQNLGYARVELEETIARGATGCRVVVHLEPELDLGVEPGREYFGDAASVEEEAVDAGTGTRG